Within Sorangiineae bacterium MSr11367, the genomic segment TGAATGGCGGCCGCCGCGTCCGGGGGCTCGTCCAGCGAGCCGCCCTTGAGGGTCATGGTCTCCGATGGGCCTTCCGGCTGATGCCATAGGCGAGAACCGCAGTCGGCGCAGAATGCGCATTGGAGCCTGCCACCGCTGTCGGTTTTGCGGGTCCACCATTTTGGAGTCCCGCGCGTCAATCGGAAGCCCGCGCGTGGAACCTGAAGGGACATTCCGAACGCCGAGGCCGATTGTTTGCGACATTCGCGACAATGGCAAATATAGAGCCCCAGGGGAGCTCCTTCACTTTCG encodes:
- a CDS encoding GFA family protein, with the translated sequence MSLQVPRAGFRLTRGTPKWWTRKTDSGGRLQCAFCADCGSRLWHQPEGPSETMTLKGGSLDEPPDAAAAIHIWVSRKLPGIVIPEGALQFPEEPD